A window of Thermoanaerobaculia bacterium genomic DNA:
GATCGTCGATCCGGGGAGGCCGCATCGAGCGGAAGCCTTCGCCGAACGCCACGCCGATCGCCAGTCCCGCGTTTCGCGCGCGCCCCTCGACCCCGGCGAGGAAATTCTCCGTCGCGAGGATCGTCATCGGCTCCTTCGACGAGGGATCGTGGAACTGCGACGCGAAGGCGCGGATCGCCCGCATCTTGATCTCGTGCGTCGCCGACACGTCGACCACGAAATCGGGGCGACGCTCGTACATCGTCGAGAAGTAGAGGACCTGCTGCGGACGATGCGCCGGGTGGGCCGTTTCGATCCGCCGCAGCCCGGCATAGAACGCGGCGTCGCCCACGAGGCGTCCGGCGCGCGCGTGGTCCGGGTGCCGGTCTTCCGGCCACGGGGCGAGGACGATCCTCGGCTTCGCGCGGCGGATCTCGTCGACCACCATCAGCTCTTCGGCGCGGCCGGTGCGCAGGCCGCCGTCGCCGAGGTCGAGCGTCCTCCGGAACGTCGCCCCGAGGATCTCGGCCGCGCGGCGCGCCTCGGCGTCCCGCTGCTCGGGAGAGCCCCGCGTCCCCATTTCGCCGCGGGTGAGATCGAGGATCCCGAACGTGCGCCCGGAGGCCGCGATCTTCGCCAGGGTTCCGCCGCACGTGAGCTCCAGGTCGTCCGGGTGGGCGGAAACGGCGAGGACGTCGACGGTCTCGGCGCTCATTCGTAATCCACGAAACGCGCGCCGTCGGTCCGGCATTCCGCCGCCCCGGAGAGCGCCGGGACGAAATCCGTCCCGAAGCGCAGCGCGTAGGTGAGCGGTCCGAAGACCCGGTCGGCGGGGGCGCCCCCGGGCGTCAGAAAGGTCTCGATCGTTTCGATCCGGCGCATGCGATCGGCGTCGCGGCGTTCGGCGGCGCGATCGACCTTCTCGCGAAGCCGCGCGATGGCGTGTGCGGCCTTCTCCCCCGCTCCGGATGCGACCGGCTCGAGCGTCGGATCCACGGCGCGAATCTCCGGCCCGAGCGCGGTCAGCCTCTCCGCCACCTCGCGTTCGAGGGCCTGGAGCCTGGGAGAAACGGCGGGCGGCTCCGGCCGCGCGACCTCCCGGACGCGGAAGAGATCGGCGTCGGCGACGCCGAGTGCCTCGAGCGCGCGGCGCTCCCGCGCTCCCCGGGGCAGGAGGTGCGGGCGGGGAAGGAAAACGGGCCGCGCCACCCCGAGCACCCCGAAGAGCGGGGCCGTCTGGGCGTGGTACGCGAGCTCGGAAGGTCCGAGGACCTCCACGGCGACCGGGAAGAGATGCGACTGCAGAACCGGCCGGAGCAGCGCGGCGGCTGAAGGACGAGAGCCCTCGCGAGAGACGAACTCCGTCAGCGAATCGGCCGTGAACCGCTCGTCGTGCCCGTGAACGCCGAACGTTCGCCCGTCCCAGGAGATCTTCTTTCGAACCCCGTCCTCGATCACGAAGGCGGGGAAATCGCCGGTTCCCCGCTCGACCTGGGGCGCGAATCCGGCGTCTCCCAGCCGGCGATCCGCTTCGTCGAGAGCCGCGGTGATCGCGCCCGCCTCCGCGAACGCGTGCCGGAAGAATTCGAGCACCGGCGCGCGCCATCGCGACTCGAGCGGGTCGACCCAGTCGAGCGCGGCATCCGGAAGGAGGGACGAGAGCGTCCGGCGGAAGGCGTCCGCGTACGTGGTTCCCGGCGCCCAGGCGCCCGCGAAACGCGCGATGACGTCCTCGGAAGCCGACGGGTCCCGTCCCGCTTCGGCGAAAACATTCTCGATCTCCGGCGGGATCGGCACCGTCCCCGCCGGTTGAAAGCTCTGGGGCGGAACGGGAAGGCGGATCTCCTCCGGCGCGCCGTCGACCAGAAGCGTCGCCCGGGCGACTTCGCGGAGATCGTGGTCTTCCGAAGCGATCCAGAACAGCCCGCGCGCGGCGACTCCCCGGGCCGCGAGCCGTTCGGCGAGGCGGGATACGGCGGCGGCCTTGATGAGCGCCAGGAGAGGCCCTCCGAGGAGTCCCGCCTGCTGCCCCGCGGCGGCGGCGACCTGTCCGTTTCCGCGCGCGAGAAGCTCCCTCGCCCGCCCTTCGACCGCCTCGAACGTCGGCGGGTCGGGGAAAAACGCCCCGGCATTCCCCCGCGCGAACGCGAGAAAAAGCCGGGGAATCCCCGGCATCGATTCGAACGGAATCATCGCGACGCATTATGCACCGGCTCCCGTCGTCCGCGGCGCGCTCCGTCGCATCCGCGACGTTCGCGGGGCCCGGATCGCGAATGCTCCCGCCGAGCGGCGGAGGTCTGCGATGGGGAAGGCCGCCGCGTTCCGCCGCGCCGCGGCGCGCGCGAGGCCGACGGATATAATCGGGCCCCGTGCCGCGCCGCAACCAGAGCCTCACCCGCGAGTATTACGAAGCGATCCTCGTCGCGGTCATCTTCGCGCTCTTCGTGAGGACCTTCGTCGTGCAGGCCTTCCAGGTGCCGAGCGGTTCGATGGAACAGACCGTGCTCGTCGGCGATCACATGCTCGTCAACAAGTTCGTCTACGCGCCGCACGGCGACAACGTCCTCGAGAAGCTGCTTCCGTACCGCAAGCCCAGGCACGGGGACGTGTTCGTCTTCAAATTCCCGCTCAACCCCGATCGCGACTTCATCAAGCGGGTCGTCGGACTGCCCGGCGATCGAATCGAGGGAAGGAACAAGACCGTCCTCGTCAACGGCTCGCCGTTCCCGGAGACGCACACGTACCACACGGATCCTCACAACACGTATCCCGCCGACGAGAACCTGCCCGAGATGTACCGCAAGCGCGACAACTTCGGGCCGGTCGACGTGCCGGCGGACGGATTCTGGGCGATGGGAGACAATCGCGACAACTCCTACGACTCGCGCTTCTGGGGTCCCGTGCCCCGCGACAACGTGAAGGGGCGGGCCCTTCTGGTATACTGGTCGTACCAGGCGGAGCCCGATTCGGCCGAATGGCACGGCCTCGCGGACAAGATCGGCCGGCTCGCGGGTGTCGCCTTTCACTTCTTCACCCGGACGCGCTGGGATCGGACCTTCCGGCTCGTTCGCTAGGAGGCGGGATGGCGTCACGGCGATCGATGGCGGGAACCGGCAGGATCGGCTGCGTGATCTGGCTCGCCCTCCTGGCGATCACGATCCTGATCGCGAGCAAGGTCGTCCCGGTGAAGATGAAGACCTCCGAGTTCTACGACGCCATGCAGGAGCAGGCGCAGTTCGGGAGCATCAAGGGCGACGGAGCGATTCGCGAGGAGCTCTTCCGTAAGTCCCAGGAGCTGCAGCTCCCTCTCAAGAAGGAAGACATCGTCGTTCGCCGCGACATGGGCTACGTGTACGTCGAGGTCCACTACCAGCTTCCGATCGAGTTCCCGATCTACGGAACGTACGTGTGGCACGAGGACGACAAGGTTCAGAGACCCCTCTTCGCCACGTAGAAATCAGGCGCGGCAATAAATCGAGCGAATACGGGCGCGCCTTGCCGCGCCTCATTGAGAAGGGCATCGCACCGCGATCGACGTCTCTTCCCATCAGGTTCCAGGCAGGTTCAGACAGTTCGGAAAACCCGCGGGGATGACGCCCCAATCGCCGCGCGCTTCTTTTCGGGCAAAAAAAGAGCGGGGCCGAAGCCCCGCTCTTCGAAATCGCAGTGTCCCGCGACTTACTTCTTGGCGGCAGGCTCCGCCTTGGACGCGTGTACTTCGCCGTCCTTCATCGTCACGCCCGTGAGCGTGACTTCCTGAGCCATCATGCCTTCCATCGGCTTCTGGCAGTCGGCGTCGAAGTTGTAGACCTTCTTCGTCGCGTTGTCGTAGAAGGCGACCTTCTGGCCTTCCTTCACGCACTTCTCGCCGCACTCCTTGTGGCTGGCCGACGCGCCCTTGGCGCCGCAATGGGCCTCCGTGACCCATCCGGTCATGGTGTCGGCCGCCAGAGCGGCTCCGGCAATGAGCGCCGATCCGAGAATTCCAATGAGAACTTTCTTCATGGTTTCCCTCCTTCTTTTCGAACGGACGTTTGAGTGACCGCGGCCGATTCTATGGAATCCCGCCGGAGATAAGCAATCGACCCGGAATCCTTAATGCGCCGAGAATCGGGAGCCGATGTCCCGGCGGAAAGTCTTCCCTTCGAATTGGATACGGTCGGCGGCCGCGTAAGCCCGTTCCGAGGCCTCCGAGAGGTTTGCGCCCCGTCCCGAGACGACGAGGACCCGCCCTCCCGAGGTGACGATCTTCCCTTCGCGAAGCGCCGTCCCCGCGTGAAAGAGGTTGACGCCCGGCATGGACTCGGCCTCTTCGAGGCCCTCGATCGGGAAACCGGTCTGGTACGAACCGGGGTATCCCGCCGAGGCGAGGACCACCGCCACGCATGCTTCGGGCTTCCACGCGAGCTCCCGCCCGGCGAGGTCGCCGCTCGCGCACGCGGCGAGCACGGGCGCCAGGTCCGAATCGAGCCGGGGAAGGATCGCCTCCGTTTCGGGATCGCCGAACCGCGCGTTGAACTCGAGGACCTTCATGCCATCGCTGGTCAGCATCAGACCGACGTACAGAACCCCGCAGAACGCGCGCTTCTCGGCCGCGAGGGTCGACAGAACCGGGTAAACGATCTCCTTCAGGACGGCCGCCGCCTGCTCGCCTCCGAGCACGCCGGCCGGCGAATGGGCGCCCATCCCGCCGGTGTTCGGCCCGCGATCCCCCTCGAACACCTTCTTGTAGTCCTTGGCCGTCGGGAGAGCGAGCGCCGTTTTCCCGTCGCACAAGGCGAGGAAGGACGCCTCTTCCCCTTCGAGGAACTCCTCGACGAGGATCCGGTCCGCGGCGTTCCCGAAGACCTTCTCGTCGAAGAAGAGATCGAGCGCGGTTCCGGCCTCCTCGCGCGAGGCAACCGCCATCACTCCCTTGCCCGCGGCGAGACCGTCGGCCTTGAGCACCGCCGGGTAACCGAGCTCCGAGAGCGCCCTTTCCGCCTCCGCGCGCGTGGCGCAGAACGACGCCCGGGCCGTCGCGATGCCGAGACGCCGGCAGAGCTCCTTCGAGAAGATCTTCGAGGCCTCGATCTCGGTGGCGAGGCGCGTCGGCCCGAAAATCGGCAGGCGGCGCTTCTGGAACTCGTCGACGATTCCCAGCGTGAGCGGGAGTTCCGGACCGACAACGGTGAGCCCGACGTCCACGCGTTCGGCGAAATCGGCGAGCTCGATCACCGAGGCCGCCGAGATCGGCACCACGTCCGCGATCCTTCCGATTCCGGCGTTTCCCGGAGCGGCGAAGATCTCC
This region includes:
- the bshC gene encoding bacillithiol biosynthesis BshC, coding for MIPFESMPGIPRLFLAFARGNAGAFFPDPPTFEAVEGRARELLARGNGQVAAAAGQQAGLLGGPLLALIKAAAVSRLAERLAARGVAARGLFWIASEDHDLREVARATLLVDGAPEEIRLPVPPQSFQPAGTVPIPPEIENVFAEAGRDPSASEDVIARFAGAWAPGTTYADAFRRTLSSLLPDAALDWVDPLESRWRAPVLEFFRHAFAEAGAITAALDEADRRLGDAGFAPQVERGTGDFPAFVIEDGVRKKISWDGRTFGVHGHDERFTADSLTEFVSREGSRPSAAALLRPVLQSHLFPVAVEVLGPSELAYHAQTAPLFGVLGVARPVFLPRPHLLPRGARERRALEALGVADADLFRVREVARPEPPAVSPRLQALEREVAERLTALGPEIRAVDPTLEPVASGAGEKAAHAIARLREKVDRAAERRDADRMRRIETIETFLTPGGAPADRVFGPLTYALRFGTDFVPALSGAAECRTDGARFVDYE
- the purD gene encoding phosphoribosylamine--glycine ligase; its protein translation is MKVLLVGSGGREHAIASALREGGSVGEIFAAPGNAGIGRIADVVPISAASVIELADFAERVDVGLTVVGPELPLTLGIVDEFQKRRLPIFGPTRLATEIEASKIFSKELCRRLGIATARASFCATRAEAERALSELGYPAVLKADGLAAGKGVMAVASREEAGTALDLFFDEKVFGNAADRILVEEFLEGEEASFLALCDGKTALALPTAKDYKKVFEGDRGPNTGGMGAHSPAGVLGGEQAAAVLKEIVYPVLSTLAAEKRAFCGVLYVGLMLTSDGMKVLEFNARFGDPETEAILPRLDSDLAPVLAACASGDLAGRELAWKPEACVAVVLASAGYPGSYQTGFPIEGLEEAESMPGVNLFHAGTALREGKIVTSGGRVLVVSGRGANLSEASERAYAAADRIQFEGKTFRRDIGSRFSAH
- the lepB gene encoding signal peptidase I: MPRRNQSLTREYYEAILVAVIFALFVRTFVVQAFQVPSGSMEQTVLVGDHMLVNKFVYAPHGDNVLEKLLPYRKPRHGDVFVFKFPLNPDRDFIKRVVGLPGDRIEGRNKTVLVNGSPFPETHTYHTDPHNTYPADENLPEMYRKRDNFGPVDVPADGFWAMGDNRDNSYDSRFWGPVPRDNVKGRALLVYWSYQAEPDSAEWHGLADKIGRLAGVAFHFFTRTRWDRTFRLVR
- the bshB1 gene encoding bacillithiol biosynthesis deacetylase BshB1 translates to MSAETVDVLAVSAHPDDLELTCGGTLAKIAASGRTFGILDLTRGEMGTRGSPEQRDAEARRAAEILGATFRRTLDLGDGGLRTGRAEELMVVDEIRRAKPRIVLAPWPEDRHPDHARAGRLVGDAAFYAGLRRIETAHPAHRPQQVLYFSTMYERRPDFVVDVSATHEIKMRAIRAFASQFHDPSSKEPMTILATENFLAGVEGRARNAGLAIGVAFGEGFRSMRPPRIDDLVAAFEGFEPGF